One Halocalculus aciditolerans DNA segment encodes these proteins:
- a CDS encoding WD40/YVTN/BNR-like repeat-containing protein, with translation MADMPASRRTFLKAAGGAAAATAGGAVLATGGLAASSSGWTTVESPTSKTLYGVSDTVNGPVAVGKTGNILHRKPEAGTWELAYSHGPQTRNNSLRALAVTDDGKRVWFAGGSGALGAYDVNSGVKYNYSAPNEMTSTWEGITVTGNRESETVYVTNGSGEVVKGTTDDEGCVTFGSPQKPGSGSNAAAIDFQESKTSTGHVIDTSGNVFETTDGGENWKDVGIPNAQVIFYDVVSYVNSDDEQRVFVAGGDGHVYRLDCTCNVWTPLKLGGKSFRGIDQVNAGTKIAVGANGSIYEAPAGGSWSEEENVPVSSTLYEVALGDHFSGGPDVIVGNGGTILER, from the coding sequence ATGGCTGATATGCCCGCATCACGGCGAACGTTCTTGAAAGCGGCTGGCGGTGCAGCGGCTGCGACGGCAGGTGGCGCGGTTTTAGCCACGGGAGGCCTCGCCGCGTCGTCCAGCGGCTGGACGACCGTCGAGTCTCCGACGTCGAAGACACTCTACGGTGTAAGTGACACGGTCAACGGTCCTGTCGCCGTCGGGAAGACCGGGAACATCCTGCACCGGAAACCCGAGGCGGGCACGTGGGAGCTCGCGTACTCACACGGCCCGCAGACGCGGAACAACTCGCTCCGCGCGCTGGCCGTGACGGACGACGGGAAGCGCGTCTGGTTCGCCGGCGGGTCCGGTGCGCTCGGCGCGTACGACGTCAACAGCGGCGTCAAGTACAACTACTCCGCGCCGAACGAGATGACGTCCACGTGGGAGGGGATCACCGTCACGGGGAACCGCGAGAGCGAGACCGTCTACGTGACGAACGGCTCCGGAGAGGTCGTCAAGGGGACGACCGACGACGAGGGCTGTGTCACGTTCGGCAGCCCGCAGAAGCCGGGGAGCGGGTCGAACGCGGCCGCCATCGACTTTCAGGAGTCGAAGACGTCGACGGGGCACGTCATCGACACGTCCGGGAACGTCTTCGAGACGACCGACGGCGGGGAGAACTGGAAGGACGTGGGAATTCCGAACGCGCAGGTCATCTTCTACGACGTCGTCAGCTACGTCAACAGCGACGACGAGCAGCGCGTGTTCGTCGCGGGCGGTGACGGCCACGTCTACCGCCTCGACTGTACGTGTAACGTCTGGACGCCGCTCAAGCTCGGCGGGAAGAGCTTCCGCGGCATCGACCAGGTCAACGCCGGCACGAAGATCGCGGTCGGCGCGAACGGCTCGATCTACGAAGCGCCCGCCGGCGGCTCGTGGAGTGAGGAGGAGAACGTCCCGGTCTCCTCGACGCTCTACGAGGTCGCGCTCGGCGACCACTTCAGCGGCGGTCCGGACGTCATCGTCGGGAACGGCGGCACGATCCTCGAACGCTGA
- a CDS encoding WD40/YVTN/BNR-like repeat-containing protein, whose translation MPETPLSRRRFLAGTATVGAATVGAAAATAADSGGWASVSSPTGNALYDVVYADGRPWAVGSSGNLLERVDGSWRVASEHFAKKDKTLHAAATTDDETRVWAAGASGMVGSYDVDTGESVSEKKPVGNGNTFTDVVVVGDAGSERVFLAGPSGRVVVGEHDAAGELTWSLYRTGGGYAVNGLDFRSRDVGYAVTDGSTVFKTTDGGQSWKAIGIPNAQVPLFDVVARDESVYVSAGSGRFYRLDCACNLWTPFKTGSEQVSALTYRGDRFLGVGGSGRAYRKTNTGWTSVETPTGNRLNGVVPGERDDPARPSVAVGDSGTILEQ comes from the coding sequence ATGCCCGAGACGCCGCTTTCCCGACGCCGCTTTCTCGCGGGCACCGCCACGGTCGGAGCGGCCACCGTGGGCGCGGCCGCCGCCACCGCCGCCGACTCCGGCGGCTGGGCGTCGGTGTCCTCACCGACCGGGAACGCCCTCTACGACGTCGTCTACGCGGACGGGCGACCGTGGGCCGTTGGCTCCTCCGGGAATCTCCTGGAGCGCGTCGACGGCTCGTGGCGCGTCGCGAGCGAGCACTTCGCGAAGAAGGACAAGACGCTCCACGCCGCCGCGACGACAGACGACGAGACGCGCGTCTGGGCGGCCGGAGCGAGCGGAATGGTCGGCTCCTACGACGTCGACACCGGTGAGTCGGTGAGCGAGAAGAAGCCGGTCGGGAACGGGAACACGTTCACCGACGTCGTCGTCGTCGGGGACGCGGGGAGCGAACGCGTCTTCCTCGCCGGCCCGTCCGGCCGGGTCGTCGTCGGGGAGCACGACGCCGCGGGCGAGCTGACGTGGTCGCTCTACAGGACGGGCGGCGGCTACGCGGTCAACGGCCTCGACTTCCGCTCGCGGGACGTCGGGTACGCCGTCACGGACGGGAGCACCGTGTTCAAGACGACGGACGGCGGGCAGTCGTGGAAAGCCATCGGTATCCCGAACGCGCAGGTGCCGCTCTTCGACGTCGTCGCGCGCGACGAGTCGGTCTACGTCTCCGCCGGGAGCGGCCGCTTCTACCGACTCGACTGTGCGTGTAACCTCTGGACGCCGTTCAAGACCGGGTCGGAGCAGGTGTCGGCGCTCACGTACCGGGGCGACCGGTTCCTCGGTGTCGGCGGGTCCGGCCGCGCGTACCGGAAGACGAACACGGGATGGACGTCGGTCGAGACGCCGACGGGGAACCGATTGAACGGCGTCGTCCCCGGCGAGCGCGACGATCCGGCGCGCCCGAGCGTCGCCGTCGGCGACAGCGGCACGATTCTCGAACAGTAG
- a CDS encoding PadR family transcriptional regulator yields MHDLIGFQRDLLYVVAGLDDPNGLDIKDELEDYYESEIHHGRLYPNLDTLVEKGLVEKGKQDERTNIYTLTRRGRRELEARREWENEHLKQSPQSFDIPA; encoded by the coding sequence ATGCACGACCTCATCGGCTTCCAGCGCGACCTCCTCTACGTCGTCGCCGGCCTCGACGACCCGAACGGTCTCGACATCAAGGACGAACTCGAAGACTACTACGAATCGGAAATCCACCACGGCCGCCTCTACCCGAACCTCGACACCCTCGTCGAAAAAGGCCTCGTCGAGAAAGGCAAACAGGACGAGCGAACGAACATCTACACGCTCACCCGCCGCGGCCGCCGCGAACTCGAAGCCCGCCGCGAGTGGGAGAACGAGCACCTCAAACAGAGCCCGCAATCCTTCGACATCCCCGCGTGA
- a CDS encoding Gfo/Idh/MocA family protein, which produces MRFGILSTANIARTAVMPAIAASDHDLVAVASRNRDRARDLADEFGIDAAYGSYDGLLADDDVDAVYNPLPNALHREWTEKAAEAGKHVLCEKPLGVDADDAAHMVDFCEDHGVTLMEAFMYRHHPRTERAVEIAAEELGEIHSVNATFTFNLGGRPDDIRLDPDLAGGSLMDVGCYAVNVARTFLGQPDSVHASTLDRRDSGVDTHVAGVLDYPHALANVTAGFDSKSVEHYRVEGEDGWLEVHDAFTPGADERAELTYEADGRRVTETFDPVDQYEREVEAFADAVDTGSAPRMSGAEAVENMAVIDALYESAERGERVDLE; this is translated from the coding sequence ATGCGCTTCGGTATTCTCTCGACCGCGAACATCGCCCGAACCGCCGTCATGCCCGCGATTGCCGCGAGCGACCACGACCTCGTCGCCGTCGCCTCCCGGAACCGGGACCGCGCGCGCGATCTCGCCGACGAGTTCGGCATCGACGCTGCTTACGGCTCCTACGACGGCCTCCTCGCCGACGACGACGTCGACGCCGTCTACAACCCGCTCCCGAACGCACTCCACCGCGAGTGGACGGAGAAGGCCGCCGAAGCCGGGAAGCACGTGCTCTGCGAGAAACCGCTCGGCGTCGACGCCGACGACGCCGCCCACATGGTCGACTTCTGCGAGGACCACGGCGTCACGCTCATGGAGGCCTTCATGTACCGCCACCACCCCCGAACGGAGCGCGCCGTCGAAATCGCCGCCGAGGAACTCGGCGAGATTCACAGCGTGAACGCCACCTTCACCTTCAACTTAGGTGGTCGACCAGACGATATTCGCCTCGACCCCGACCTCGCCGGCGGGAGCCTCATGGACGTCGGCTGCTACGCCGTCAACGTCGCGCGGACCTTCCTCGGGCAGCCGGACAGCGTCCACGCCTCCACGCTCGACCGTCGGGACTCCGGTGTCGACACGCACGTCGCGGGCGTCCTCGACTACCCGCACGCGCTCGCGAACGTCACCGCCGGCTTCGACTCGAAGTCCGTCGAACACTACCGCGTCGAGGGCGAGGACGGCTGGCTCGAAGTCCACGACGCCTTCACGCCCGGCGCGGACGAGCGCGCCGAACTCACCTACGAAGCCGACGGTCGCCGAGTGACGGAAACGTTCGACCCGGTCGACCAGTACGAGCGCGAAGTCGAGGCGTTCGCCGACGCCGTCGACACCGGAAGCGCGCCGCGGATGAGCGGCGCGGAAGCCGTCGAGAACATGGCCGTCATCGACGCGCTCTACGAGAGCGCGGAACGCGGCGAACGCGTCGACCTCGAGTAA